A genomic window from Nicotiana sylvestris chromosome 11, ASM39365v2, whole genome shotgun sequence includes:
- the LOC138880981 gene encoding spindle pole body component 110-like: protein MNPHNRALGEELEKGDQELMQMIRSKSELEEQLRVKDEELELGKGVAAECEYLQGKLRSMQSEMDQNLVQVKKMRAEWRGKLTAMESKVAGLESTERAWSEALARAAALDDTIRVLQSEQESERATTTLMKARLEERISMIDQEASVLGDRVMALEAKNERLKAQIESSPASIPHQVHEIWVYAKALRDIYKSLWEAGTVAEASYKEAQAKAREARINFGYNVATNEANRGADGDDDEPCRDGDDDGGDDVE, encoded by the coding sequence ATGAATCCCCATAATCGTGCTCTGGGCGAGGAGTTGGAAAAGGGGGACCAGGAATTGATGCAGATGATCCGTAGCAAGAGCGAGCTTGAGGAACAACTCCGCGTCAAGGATGAGGAGCTCGAATTGGGTAAGGGGGTCGCTGCAGAGTGTGAGTATTTGCAGGGTAAGTTGAGGTCAATGCAGTCGGAGATGGACCAGAACTTGGTCCAAGTCAAGAAGATGAGAGCAGAGTGGAGAGGGAAGTTGACCGCGATGGAGAGCAAGGTTGCTGGTTTAGAAAGCACTGAGAGGGCCTGGTCTGAGGCTCTAGCAAGGGCGGCGGCCCTGGACGATACCATCCGCGTACTCCAGTCTGAGCAAGAATCGGAGAGGGCGACAACTACTCTTATGAAGGCGAGGCTCGAGGAGCGGATCAGCATGATTGATCAGGAGGCTTCGGTCCTGGGAGATCGAGTCATGGCCCTGGAGGCAAAGAATGAGCGACTAAAGGCTCAGATTGAATCGTCTCCTGCTTCCATTCCCCACCAAGTGCATGAGATCTGGGTTTATGCCAAGGCCCTACGGgacatatataagagtttgtgggaaGCAGGCACCGTGGCTGAGGCTTCTTATAAGGAAGCACAAGCGAAAGCTCGTGAGGCTCGCATCAATTTTGGATACAACGTAGCGACAAACGAAGCTAATAGGGGTgcagatggtgatgatgatgaaccTTGTAGAGACGGTGATGATGACGGCGGTGATGACGTCGAATGA